One Drosophila subpulchrella strain 33 F10 #4 breed RU33 chromosome 2R, RU_Dsub_v1.1 Primary Assembly, whole genome shotgun sequence genomic window, ctatgtatttatgtatctatgtatctatgtatctatgtatctatgtatctatgtatctatgtatctatgtatctatgtatctatgtatctatgtatctatgtatctatgtatctatgtatctatgtatctatgtatctatgtatcaatgtatctatgtatctatgtatctatgtatttatgtatctatgtatcaatgtatctatgtatctatgtatctatgtatcaatgtatctatgtatctatgtatctatgtatctatgtatctatgtatctatgtatctatgtatctatgtatctatgtatctatgtatctatgtatctatgtatctatgtatctatgtatctatgtatctatgtatctatgtatctatgtatctatgtatctatgtatctatgtatctatgtatctatgtatctatgtatctatgtatctatgtatctatgtatctatgtatctatgtatctatgtatctatgtatctatgtatctatgtatctatgtatctatgtatctatgtatctatgtatctatgtatctatgtatctatgtatctatgtatctatgtatctatgtatctatgtatctatgtatctatgtatatatgtatctatgtatatatgtatctatgtatctatttatctatgtatctatgtatctatgtaactatgtatctatgtatctatgtatctatgtatctatgtatctatgtatctatatatctatatatctatgtatctatgtatctatgtatctatgtatctatgtatctatgtatctatgtatctatgtatctatgtatctatgtatctatgtatctatgtatctatgtatctatgtatctatgtatctatgtatctatgtatctatgtatctatgtatatatgtatctatgtatctatgcatctatgtatctatgtatctatgtatctatgtatctatgtatctatgtatctatgtatctatgtatctatgtatctatgtatctatgtatctatgtatctatgtatctatgtatctatgtatctatgtatctatgtatctatgtatctatgtatctatgtatctatatatctatgtatctatgtatctatgtatctatgtatctatgtatctatgtatctatgtatctatgtatctatgtatctctgtatctatgtatctatgtatctatgtatctatgtatctatgtatctatgtatctatgtatctatgtatctatgtatctatgtatctatgtatctatgtatctatgtatctatgtatctatgtatctatgtatctatgtatctatgtatctatgtatctatgtatctatgtatctatgtgtctatgtatctttgtatctatGTCTCATTTTTCCTCCCTAAAAAGTCAGTATTTCAGCTGCCAAATTGCAAATATAAGTCAGAGTTAGGAATGACATACCTCGTTGAACTCGTAGCTTTATTTGcaatccattggcattcaaacctaaatatttatttttttttcagtttatttcaaaagatcttgatgtaaccccttacaaaaaatgcgaaaatcggtcaaaaaataaattttcctcaaagtgatggggatcgttagcaagcctacggaatctaaatcttaaatcccatttctctatccttgatattttccgagatatccgcgttcatacttacgattttttgaagtttgtgggcggtttgtgggcgttatagtgggcgtggcactctgccgaaacaaacttgcgctgcgtaagaagctcaggaatctgcacgtctaatctcaatagcctagctcatagtttccgagatctcagcgttcatccggacggacagacagacggacagacggacagacggacatggctagatcgaatcggctagtgatcctgatcaagaatatatatactttatggggtcggaaacgcttccttctgcatgttacatactttccgacgaatctagtatacccttttactctacgagtaacgggtataaaaatagatcaattaacattattttaaaattatttattataaaacacGTGTCGACCAAATAAGCTGCCAAAAATGCATTAAATATGGGGGAAGTACAACCTCCCTAGGTTGTGATCAATTTTGATTTGCTAAAAAACAATGGAgtaaaagaatatttttaaaaatagcaaaaacaatttttttttgttgagtATACAcagatgtttttttttgtgtaattaCTATACATATCTTGTACTTTATActttataccctctgcaagggtaaaaCAAATTGGGACTTATAAATGCATTGGGAAAGATAGGGATATAAGAAATGCTGGAGCAGCTAGAACTACATTAAAGATTATGGCGTTAGCATCGTTACAGCCGAGATTGCTTAAACTAACGACATACTGTGCCTCATCTGGTGTCTGACAGGCCTCGACCACACACGAAATGTCACCAAATCCCTGAGcctgcactgagaaaaataaaGGAGGACATGGCTCAAAGTCATAGCCAACACAAGCGTCAGTAAGATCATAACTAAAAGATCCTAAGGCTGTAGACTCGCAGGCCTCTTCCGACCTTAATGGCGCACTTAGGTTCCGGAATGGTCGTTCGATGCTTCGAGATGTGCAAACAGTAAAAGTAATTTGACTGATGGGGGAGATCTTAAGGTAACGCATGCTCTGCCTAGCCGGTAGATAAAGTGAATCCAATCTGTAGAAATTAATACTACCCAAACGACCGTACTGTTGAAGAGAGTTGGATCCGAACTCACTTATGATACCGTTCGCGTAACAACGTGGATTGGAAAGTCGACGGGGCACTATAAAAATGataattgttattattattttttttaattctaagaaatgTCACCTTGCCGAATCCGTGTAATAACGGGGTCGCCACAGCTTTCAGGTGGCTTTTCGGTGTTTAAAAGAAACAAATCTTTGCTCGGGTCTCTCACGAAATCATGGAACCTTACTAAAGCTCCACCTCCGTAGTAAATGAAGTGCAAGTTGGGCAGACGCCAACGCAATCGTTCCATATACCGCTGGCAATAGTCGTAGTCTTTTTCGTCTACGTAAGATAGCGGGCTTGGAATGAGAAGAGCAATTAATGATCGGCCTCCAAGATTGTCGATAGCCCGATCTGCTTCGAGCAAATCTTGAACTCTAACGTTTAATGTGTTTAAGATAAGTGGTAGATTAAAACCAGTTGGATCTGTAATGAAATCTTTAAGCAGATGTCAATCATTTAACTACGCTCTTACGCCAATAGTGTGATGTGGAATTCCATTCTTCATATACGTTGATAATGTAGTCCGTGGTATTAACAATGACTGACCCATCAGATGCTGCGAAAAGGGTTACCTTACTAGCGTACGGATGAATGTTAAGGTCCTGAAGGACGTATctgtaaaaaacaaaattagtttttgattatttattttctttgttaACTCTCCCATAAAGCTACTACTTACGCAACGTAATCAACCACACAGCTATATGGCCAGTAAGTGTCGACAAAAACGTATATATCAGCCATTACTGTAGTTCGATTGGATATATCAGACCATTGTTGAGGCGGAAAGTAGTCAATCATTTCTAAAACATACAAAATTTACAACTTAGTGCTTTTTGTCGTTCAGTACTATGGACGGTCTATCGGGAACcactttttaaattaaatacaaagaGAGAGTGCAGTTAAAGTGGGAAATTTATTCACGACTTTCTTACTGGAACATACAACTTATTTACGACAAAATATAGAATTATAGTAAAGGGACAACATATTTGTTTGTGTTAGCGGACGGGAAGGTAATAATACTACCATACACTAGCCACCAATCACTGAATCAGCCTCTGAGCCAACAAGGCGAGCAGAATTGTTAGAAGGCTAGCTGCAAGGCCCGAGACACCGCTATAGCAGCCCATGTTGACCATTGACATAATATAACGCCATTGGTCAGGGGTCTGGCAGGCATCCTGTGTGCAGGACGTGGTATTTGAGGTAGCCTGGACTGACAGATACAAGTCTGGACACTGGGTAATAGTGTAGTACCCTTCACAGGCGCTTGAAAGATCGTAACTATAACTATTTCCATTTATTTGCGTGCAACTCTGATCTATTGACGTTGCAGACGAGCTAGTAGTTGAGTTCTGTTGCGGCCACGAATATGTGCGTGAAGTACATATCGTGTAAGATCCTCCATTCTGGGACTGAATGGTCAAGTACCGGTTCGCACCAGTTCCAAAGAAATAGTTGGCAGAGACCCTGTAAAAGTTGACTTTGCCGGGCCCCACATATTGTGCTGTTTGATCAGTGCCCCAGCTATTTGTGTACCAATTCGATCCACAGCGTGGGTTAATAACGCGTCGAGGAACTGCAAGaagaaagtaaataaataaatatgtgtgCAAAACGGAAAGTAGACTTCCTTTACTTTGGATAATGCGCTTTGCTACTGGACCCGCCGACGTCGCCGCTGTACTGCCCAAAGTGAGGGAGAAAAGATCTTGGGAGGGATCGCGGACAAAGCTCGAAAACCGTTGAATACTTCCTCCGCCATAGTATATAAAACGCAGGTCTGGAATCTGTTCTTGAATGTACTGTATCTCTGTAGTCGCGTAGCTGGAGTCGCCATCATTAACGGTTTGCTGGTTTGGCATGATTAGAGCAACCAAGGAGTGACCACTTAAACTCGAATTAGTCTTCTCCACATTCATTAGGTTCTGGGTAAGGTTCTGAATCGTCCGCAGCACATTAGGAAGATTGAATCCCTGAGTATCTGCAGAGTCAACGTTTTAGATAGAGCAAGAAACTCATAAATTAACCCTTACATAACGCCTGCGTAGTGACATTCCATTGCTGATACAAATCGGTGATATAGTTAGTAGTGTTCACTATAACAGAACCATCTTGTGCTGAAAGCATGGTGACTGTAGAGGCATAGGGGTGGATATTTAGCTGCTGAATAACATAACTGAAATAACATGAATAACATAACTGAAGATCTGTAATACGCAAAAAAAACTTACGCCACATAGTCAACAATAGTGCTATACTGCCAAGATGTATCCAAGAAAATGTACAGGTTAGTCATGGGAGTTATAATGTCCGTCAAGTCAAGATTGCTAGTTGCCGTACAAGAGACATCGTTTAACGATTGTGCTGTTGAAGGAGAAATCAAAGGGAAGGCAAATCGTAATGCACACGAACACCAAAATATGGTTTTTCAAAAGGCTtcagaaaatataaaagtacTTTCCAATCTTTTGAGTTAATACAAGGTGGTTCCGCGATAGTAATGAAGAAATGATTACTTACGCACATACGTCACCAGCGAAGCGGTGGCGTTACCGGCATACTGGGCAATTGCGGACGACGTGAGGGTGACGCGCAACTGCATTTCACGATCCAATACTAAGGCAAAGGCGCTTGTCTGGTCCTCCATTTCCTGTGATGGCGCAACATTTGTAAACTGGCTTTGCCTACTGCAGGCATTGATTCCCGAACTAAGGACTCCATTTGTGGAGTAGTACATGCGTAATAGTTGAGAAAGTTTAAGGCTGGATGCCTGAGTTCTCCAGCTGGCCACGTTCTTTGCAAGTATCAGTCCATCAAGGCCGCCTCGGATCTCAGCATCAGTCGCCTCAAGGTTGGTTCGCTGCGACAAGAAGTACCAATGTGGCAGAACTGTATCATTCCACCCCCCAGTAGCTCCAACAGAAGCTGAACTGGTCGACCCTGGAAGCTGGACCAGCGTGACCTCAGCCAAGTCCCCAGCCAAAGTGGCCGCCCACCTATTGTCAATGGTGTTGCTTGTCTGGGACTGACTGCGACCGCGTGCACGTCGTTGGGAGGCCAGGGCCAATAGGGTATTTAATTGGACTGTCTGCTGTTGGACGCCAGCTGCGATGCCGGCAATAAGGGTACCTAGAAATATAATGAATTACGATCAAATTAAGCGACATGTAAAAAGATTAAGAatcattatttttgatttctgGTTTATAAAGTTGGTTTAAAGCAAACAAGCGTTTAAATAAATACGTGTACAGACAACGAAATTACCTGCAGAAACCGTTCCCCAGCGCGTCCGAACAAGGCCATCCTCCACGGGGCATTGGCTAGTTCCCTCTGAGCCGGCGTATGCCCAGTCGGATTCATAGTCCAATTCTCCCAACTGTTCGTATTTTAAGACGGATACGGAAGACCGTCCCCGTTTTGGTCGAGTATCCAGCCATTCAACGTCGCTAATGAAGTTGTTGTCATAGTCCTTCTTCAGGGATCGTGGCAGTCGCTGGGCTCGATACTGAGAGAGCTGGTTGCACACGTTGTTTTCATCGCCGCGCGATCTGGTGTCAAAGGTGCTCGATAGCATAAAATGCAGGGAGCATCGTTCTACACTCGTCAACGAACTGTTGGGAAAGCTGTTGGCATTTCCCGGAATTAAACGTGACAGTAAAATTTTAAACTTGGGAAACTGAAAGCCTGTTGGACTGTACGGTATTACGCCATCAGCGGCATTAATTCCAGCTGCCTTTTTAATGCCATCTTGGCGGAAACGATGGAGCAAGGCCACAGCCACGGTTCGAATATCGGCCTGCACACCTGAAGTTGCGGCGTAGCTGTTTTCCACCTTCTCGATAAGCGAAATGAGCGTGTCCATATTGGCTGGTAGACGATTATCCCGATTCATGAAGAATGATGTATTATAACACTCGACCAGTGAGGGGGGAATTTGCAGCATTGCATTCTCCTGCGCCTGTGTCCCCAAGATCAGGAGAGAAGCTAGGCAGACAGCTGCTGCCAGGAGATGTTTCGATTTCATGGTCAGATGTTCAGATTTCGTTGGGAAGCTAGATTATAAAGTGATCAGttaacaacaaaaaatttttaattgtaaattgACCCTGACACGCCTATATGGTCTAGTTTAATATAAGCACACGCACACCGCTGCAACTTCCTATCGTGCCTTATCAATGGATTTGTCAATGTTTGTTCAGTGTAAATGTAATATACAGTATTAGTCACTAAGTTCTTTTTTACTTCAGATGATTTTTTGTGGAGTATTAACTTAAGTATtaacttaaaattttgaccTTTGTGAGCATATCTCTAAGCTATTTCAACAGAACATAACTGGTAAGGGTGACGTCACTCGCAAACGCTCATGAGTCAAGTCCACTTCATATACAATACACATTCGATATCGTTTATCAGTTTATATGAGATCCGCTGTACTGCTGTAGTTTGTCCCATATAGATTGGTAATACCATACAACTGATAATGCGACTGGTGATACATAGGAAAATGAGTCAGGTGTAAAATACACAAAAGAACATCGTGGACCCGCGCCCCAATTTTTAAACTTGGTAAAGCTAACATAGTTTAAGGCACTGTGATTAGATAAGAGTCTTCGCGTAAGTACACGACTGGGTAGTCATCCCTGAAATTCCTTAAACTTTTGGTATTTATTGTTGATTTCCAAAAACATTAAACCGCgatcatttaatttaatttaatttgtttttattcgcTTGCGTTCCTTTACCGATTGCCTTTTTGTAATTTACGGACAATTATTGACTATAGTTTTATTGATGTACACTGCTGCTAGAAACCGCACTCCAAAGCATTACCTTCTTGCACCCGTTAACTTTTTCGTACTGATAGTAACTTTACTGACCAGTTAGAAGTGTGCCTCGCCCATGCGCCGACTGAACGAATTGTTGTAATCTTTGAAACAATGCTTATCAGTAGGAGTGATAAGATATGGCTCGTAGGTACGATGTGATAGTAGTGAACCTgttgtgcaaaaaaacttgTTTATGCTGCATGGTGTTAATATCATTCTTAGAAATACTATACgcttatatttaaaaattccagCATCGGAAATAGTGCACAATATTGCCTGATGTTGTCAATAGTTTTGTAATAATTCACTTTAGTAATcgaataataatttattagcTGTAGGTATTATTTAATTCATTTGAATTGGCGCTTAATATAGGGCGCCTCTAGCGGGTTTTCCTGAAAGTTAAAAAGGGTGCCCTGCCGTTTTTTCTTAAGCTAAGCGCTGAACCACAGCCCTGGTCGCACCAATCTTTCGAGTTCTTTGAATATACatgtaaaatgtaattttcaATGTATAAGCCATGTAGACTGTGGGGCGAATTAAGAGACGGTCATACTAATTAAATACTAGTTCGTGTTTTAGAACACTGCAGCTCGGTGTTTACGCACACTGTCTTACAAGTTTTCCAATTGTGAATATTgtcaaaaattatattttatttcgacCGGTTTTCCACAACGTTTAGGACGGACAGACCGACAGACATGACtagatcctgatcaagaatatatatatatactttatgaggtcggaaacgcttccttctacctgttagatacttccgacgaatctagcatACCCTTTAACTCTGCAAACCGACAAACATCCTATTTGgtctatatttaaaaatggcttaaatcataatttgaacttttATCCATTCACTGCAAATTCTCCTGACCCAATCGACTTGTTAAAGGTTTTAGtacttattttaagaaaatcaCAATACCTTGCGATCGGTGTATTACTTGTTTCGATAGGAATACTTAACAGATCTCCAATTTTGGGGCTATATTCTATATTTTAGTCGTACTTCCAGTGCGATTCGCCACTACGTGGACTGCTCTCCACAGCGATTATGTATACGTAATGTATAATGGGTAATACAATTTTGgcttgtgtttatttttatacccgttactcgtagagtaaaagggtatactaaattcgtcggaaagtatgtaacaggcagaaggaagcgttcccGACCCcacaaagtatatatattcttgatcaggatcactagccgagtggatatagccatatccgtctgtccgtctgtctgtctgtcaaGATGCACGCTgagatttcggaaactataggcTAGGCTAGCtgggctattgagatttggcgtgcagattcctgagcttcttacgcagtgcaagtttgtttcaacagagtgccacgcccactctaacgcccacaaaccgcccaaaactgtggttcctccagttttgatgctagaataaagattttaactgaaatgtattgttctcatcaatacctatcgattgacccaaaatttgccacgcccactttatcgcccacaaaccgcccccaaacttaaaaaaatcgtaagtatgaacgtggatatctcggaaactattaaaggtagagaactgggattttagatttagattccatagccttgtgcagctcaagtttgttacgcgaatatgccacgcccactctaacgcccacaaaccgcctaaacctgtggcgcccacaattttcatgctaaataaaaaaattttaactgaaatgtattggtctcgtcaatacctatcgattgatccaaaaaaaactttgccacgcccacatcgcttaaatctgtctaccgccggtaggtggcgcatttcaatctcgctttgctgcttgcatatctccatttacctttattccctttagctgagtaacgggtatctgatagtcgaggtactcgactgtagcgttcttccttgtttttaagtATAAACTAAAGTGATGTTTTTTCATAATTTGTTTAACATTCAGAAAACTTAACTTCTTACACTAtgagataaataaattttgCCGTTACCATAAGacagttttattttaatcaaaataaatgtttttatctTCCGACTGGCTACCCAGGTAACCTAAAGCCCCTAAAAATATTAAGGGCTCCTCGTCCCAGCCCCCCTTTTTAAAGCTAATAAACTCACATTTACTTGAAAGAAAATACCAAGCGCTGGATTTATCGACAACCAAGGAATATACACAACAAAATAGTACACAACAGgcttacaaaaaatattaaacgaAGAATAAAATTTGAAAGAAGAAGGCGTTCCTTTTTCATTAATAAGAAAACGAGCTTTGCCAACGGGCTCCTCATCCTAGAACGAAAGACCATTCATTGAAAAACAATCTAAAACAAGTGAAATTCTTGCCCTTCACTACATCCATTGCAGGTATCACAGATGGAAGTTAACAAGGCATCAAATGACGGAGGCATAAAGGGTATCCTAGCGACGATTCTGCTGGAGGATACAATGAAGGATGTCAATAGCTAAGAATGTCCGGCAAAAAACACTAGTACCGAGCTTAAAATGGTATCGCAAAATTGAAGTGAGTGGGCGTGGGCCTAAACCCAAGCAACAGTCGGGGGATTCATCGCATACAGAACACATGTTATGCCT contains:
- the LOC119551616 gene encoding uncharacterized protein LOC119551616, producing the protein MKSKHLLAAAVCLASLLILGTQAQENAMLQIPPSLVECYNTSFFMNRDNRLPANMDTLISLIEKVENSYAATSGVQADIRTVAVALLHRFRQDGIKKAAGINAADGVIPYSPTGFQFPKFKILLSRLIPGNANSFPNSSLTSVERCSLHFMLSSTFDTRSRGDENNVCNQLSQYRAQRLPRSLKKDYDNNFISDVEWLDTRPKRGRSSVSVLKYEQLGELDYESDWAYAGSEGTSQCPVEDGLVRTRWGTVSAGTLIAGIAAGVQQQTVQLNTLLALASQRRARGRSQSQTSNTIDNRWAATLAGDLAEVTLVQLPGSTSSASVGATGGWNDTVLPHWYFLSQRTNLEATDAEIRGGLDGLILAKNVASWRTQASSLKLSQLLRMYYSTNGVLSSGINACSRQSQFTNVAPSQEMEDQTSAFALVLDREMQLRVTLTSSAIAQYAGNATASLVTYVPQSLNDVSCTATSNLDLTDIITPMTNLYIFLDTSWQYSTIVDYVAYVIQQLNIHPYASTVTMLSAQDGSVIVNTTNYITDLYQQWNVTTQALYTQGFNLPNVLRTIQNLTQNLMNVEKTNSSLSGHSLVALIMPNQQTVNDGDSSYATTEIQYIQEQIPDLRFIYYGGGSIQRFSSFVRDPSQDLFSLTLGSTAATSAGPVAKRIIQIPRRVINPRCGSNWYTNSWGTDQTAQYVGPGKVNFYRVSANYFFGTGANRYLTIQSQNGGSYTICTSRTYSWPQQNSTTSSSATSIDQSCTQINGNSYSYDLSSACEGYYTITQCPDLYLSVQATSNTTSCTQDACQTPDQWRYIMSMVNMGCYSGVSGLAASLLTILLALLAQRLIQ